One part of the Arachidicoccus terrestris genome encodes these proteins:
- a CDS encoding fasciclin domain-containing protein, with protein MMRTRILILICCVLSIVACRKQSWDEYYGRPDSLAQPIYQVLQKKGNFVHFLKCIDKSGYKKTLSNGGYWTCIAPNDEAFEKFFKDNGISGDEGIDSVMAQKIVKYSLIYNAYRKESLTDYQQSSGPDTSIAFKRKTAYYSWVYKNGDSLILSSNANGFFVPEDNNNKYLPYFLDKFFTFKGLSAYDYNFFYPESKYTGFNIAGASVVESDIPAENGLIDIVDRVIMPLPDLDDYLNSKDQYSEFRRLLAMVVSYQSNPEITQRNYALSGQPDSVYIKYFDAGNALGLAFSPNNENYLLGGTDAQIDGYGMVVPTNDALIPYEATILQHYKTFEAAPVSVLVALLNAHLWTSGPWPSNLISSVNSSSEPPTFSLSDIVDKKVCSNGFFYGINKVQQANVFRTVYGKPFLDPNYTLITKALDQDIKFSLINPALKFTMVMISNDVLNNNGYSYNTDRDEWVYQPPGGTETGGSLSQARVNRILASSVFLTMNGEMDDLSGEGIVESWNGEYVRYKDNTLFASGNMDDGTVVRIDSTAQTFNGKVLYTTGLLTFSEVATGAHLGRLAESDPDDYSYFFKYLVKSSIWSKSDSTITGMTAGSPYTIFVPTNAAIMDAVRAGLLPGDKTTGEPDFSPSDFGDQQNVISFIQYNILNKNMVAPDGKKNGDFVTLLQTLDGVATKLKIANSVGSMQIYGMKGDVANMNVAKSNILCDMAIIHSIDKVLDFRTSSE; from the coding sequence ATGATGCGGACAAGAATTTTGATTTTGATTTGTTGTGTTTTAAGTATAGTGGCTTGCAGAAAACAGAGTTGGGATGAATATTACGGCAGGCCGGATTCGCTGGCACAACCTATATATCAGGTATTACAAAAAAAAGGAAATTTTGTTCATTTTCTGAAATGTATCGACAAATCCGGGTACAAGAAAACACTGAGCAATGGTGGCTACTGGACATGTATCGCTCCTAATGACGAGGCGTTCGAAAAATTCTTTAAGGATAACGGAATAAGCGGAGACGAAGGTATCGATTCAGTAATGGCGCAGAAGATCGTGAAATATTCATTGATATATAATGCTTACCGGAAGGAATCTTTGACTGATTATCAACAGTCGTCCGGACCGGATACCAGTATCGCATTTAAAAGGAAAACAGCTTACTATTCCTGGGTATACAAAAATGGAGATTCTTTAATACTTTCTTCAAATGCCAATGGCTTTTTTGTTCCGGAAGATAATAATAATAAGTATTTACCTTATTTTCTGGATAAATTCTTCACCTTTAAAGGGTTGTCCGCCTATGATTATAATTTTTTCTATCCGGAATCTAAATACACTGGATTTAATATTGCCGGAGCCTCTGTGGTTGAAAGCGATATCCCGGCAGAAAATGGGTTAATAGACATTGTTGATCGTGTAATAATGCCTTTGCCTGACTTAGATGACTATCTGAATTCTAAAGATCAATATAGTGAATTCCGGAGATTGCTGGCAATGGTGGTATCCTATCAGTCCAATCCGGAGATAACCCAGAGAAACTATGCGTTATCGGGACAACCGGACTCTGTTTATATTAAATATTTTGATGCCGGGAATGCGCTGGGGCTGGCCTTTTCGCCAAATAATGAGAACTATTTGCTGGGAGGAACGGATGCGCAGATAGATGGGTATGGAATGGTTGTTCCTACAAATGATGCGCTGATACCTTATGAGGCAACCATATTACAACATTATAAAACCTTTGAAGCCGCTCCGGTCAGTGTATTGGTAGCCTTACTGAATGCACACTTATGGACTTCCGGCCCATGGCCAAGTAACTTAATCAGCTCAGTCAACAGCTCATCAGAACCACCCACCTTCTCTCTTTCCGATATCGTTGACAAGAAAGTGTGCAGTAATGGATTCTTTTATGGAATCAATAAGGTACAGCAGGCGAATGTTTTCAGAACTGTTTACGGAAAGCCGTTCCTGGATCCGAATTATACATTAATTACTAAAGCATTGGACCAGGATATTAAGTTCTCTTTGATCAATCCGGCTTTAAAGTTTACGATGGTCATGATTTCAAATGATGTATTGAATAATAATGGCTATAGCTATAATACTGATCGCGATGAATGGGTATACCAGCCACCTGGCGGGACGGAGACCGGAGGGTCATTGTCGCAGGCAAGAGTTAACAGGATATTGGCCTCTTCCGTTTTTTTAACCATGAACGGCGAAATGGATGACCTTTCAGGTGAAGGTATCGTTGAATCATGGAATGGAGAATATGTCCGGTACAAGGACAATACACTATTTGCCAGCGGAAATATGGATGATGGAACCGTGGTACGTATTGATAGCACTGCCCAGACATTTAATGGGAAGGTTCTGTACACCACAGGTTTGTTGACATTCTCTGAAGTAGCCACAGGAGCGCATCTTGGCAGGCTGGCCGAATCTGATCCAGATGATTACAGTTATTTTTTCAAATATCTGGTTAAATCAAGTATATGGAGTAAATCCGACAGTACGATTACAGGTATGACTGCCGGAAGTCCTTACACGATATTTGTTCCCACCAACGCTGCTATAATGGACGCTGTAAGGGCTGGTCTGCTGCCCGGCGACAAAACTACCGGTGAACCTGACTTTAGCCCCTCAGATTTTGGGGACCAACAAAATGTAATCAGTTTTATCCAATACAACATTTTAAATAAGAACATGGTGGCCCCCGATGGGAAGAAGAACGGGGACTTTGTTACACTGCTTCAAACATTAGATGGGGTCGCAACTAAACTAAAGATTGCTAATTCAGTGGGGAGTATGCAGATTTACGGAATGAAGGGCGATGTTGCCAACATGAATGTTGCCAAAAGTAACATCTTATGTGATATGGCGATTATTCACAGTATCGATAAGGTCCTTGATTTCAGAACCAGTAGTGAATAG